One genomic window of Staphylococcus hsinchuensis includes the following:
- a CDS encoding SpoIIE family protein phosphatase — MYAIYICILRRKNHVKEFENQYKALIDESLHSKDSSDLLKKVEHFTNEVIKKDLLPEDIVEIHKSYVQKLDLDRASILKTFDVLKEITSGFGYNYRDYQQLVDRMQYHDKEIDLASRLQQTMLKTEIPQFDSIQIGVISVAAQKVSGDYFNLIDHKDGTMSFAVADVIGKGIPAALAMSMIKFGMDSYGHSQLPSDGLKRLNRVVEKNVNQNMFVTMFYGLYEELNHLLYCSSAGHEPGYIYRADTQEFEEISVRGRVLGVSQQTRYKQQEIPIYIDDFVIIFTDGVTEVRNEAGEFLDKSYLLDMIHKYKHMHPQDIVQLLYEEILKIQNPEKRDDLTILIIKRVN, encoded by the coding sequence ATGTATGCGATTTATATTTGCATTTTGAGGAGGAAAAACCACGTGAAAGAGTTCGAAAATCAATATAAAGCGCTAATTGATGAAAGTTTACATTCGAAAGACAGTTCAGATCTATTGAAAAAAGTTGAACATTTTACTAATGAAGTTATTAAAAAAGACCTTCTACCAGAAGATATTGTAGAAATCCATAAAAGCTATGTTCAAAAGTTAGATTTAGATAGAGCTTCAATTTTAAAGACTTTCGATGTGCTTAAAGAAATCACAAGTGGCTTTGGTTATAACTACAGAGATTATCAACAACTTGTCGATCGAATGCAATATCATGATAAAGAAATCGATTTAGCGTCAAGACTTCAACAAACAATGTTAAAAACAGAAATTCCTCAATTTGATAGCATACAGATCGGTGTTATTTCAGTCGCAGCTCAAAAGGTTAGTGGCGATTATTTCAACTTAATAGATCATAAAGATGGGACGATGAGTTTCGCTGTTGCAGATGTCATTGGTAAAGGAATTCCCGCTGCCCTCGCGATGAGTATGATTAAATTCGGCATGGATTCTTATGGTCACTCACAATTGCCTAGTGATGGGTTAAAGCGATTAAACCGTGTTGTTGAGAAAAATGTTAACCAAAATATGTTCGTGACAATGTTTTACGGATTATATGAAGAACTCAACCATTTACTCTATTGTAGTTCAGCAGGACACGAGCCTGGTTATATCTATAGAGCAGATACTCAGGAGTTCGAAGAAATTAGTGTTAGAGGTAGAGTATTAGGTGTAAGCCAACAAACACGTTATAAGCAACAAGAGATACCAATTTATATAGATGATTTTGTTATCATTTTTACTGACGGTGTTACGGAAGTTAGAAATGAGGCTGGAGAATTTTTAGATAAATCCTATCTTTTAGATATGATTCATAAGTATAAACATATGCATCCACAGGACATTGTTCAATTGCTATATGAGGAAATATTAAAAATACAAAATCCCGAAAAAAGAGATGATTTAACAATATTAATCATTAAGAGAGTGAATTAA
- the rsbW gene encoding anti-sigma B factor RsbW, protein MQQKQDYIEMRLPATAEYVSLIRLTLSGVFTRAGATYDDIEDAKIAVSEAVTNAVKHAYKEDSERQGMINLCFEIFDDKIKIIISDQGESFDYEETKAQLGPYQEDENIDFLREGGLGLFLIESLMDEVTVDKRSGVTISMIKYIKKEQVRNDGERVEIS, encoded by the coding sequence ATGCAACAAAAACAAGATTATATTGAAATGCGTTTGCCAGCAACTGCGGAATACGTAAGTTTAATCAGACTTACTTTATCTGGTGTGTTTACACGAGCGGGTGCTACATACGACGATATAGAAGATGCTAAAATTGCAGTGAGTGAAGCGGTAACGAATGCTGTTAAACATGCATACAAAGAAGATTCTGAACGTCAAGGTATGATTAACCTTTGCTTTGAAATTTTCGATGACAAAATAAAAATTATAATTTCTGATCAAGGTGAAAGCTTTGATTATGAAGAAACGAAAGCACAATTAGGACCCTACCAAGAAGATGAAAATATCGATTTCTTAAGAGAAGGTGGCCTCGGTTTATTCTTAATTGAATCTCTCATGGACGAAGTTACAGTAGATAAACGATCTGGGGTAACAATAAGCATGATAAAGTATATTAAAAAAGAGCAGGTGCGAAATGATGGCGAAAGAGTCGAAATCAGTTAA
- the sigB gene encoding RNA polymerase sigma factor SigB: MAKESKSVNDVSPEQINQWIKEQQNNENTDAQEKLVKHYRKLIESLAYKYSKGQSHHEDLVQVGMVGLIGAINRFDLSFDRKFEAFLVPTVIGEIKRYLRDKTWSVHVPRRIKEIGPRIKKVSDELTNELERSPSIEEIADRLEVNDEDVLEAMEMGQSYNALSVDHSIEADKDGSTVTLLDIMGQQDHNYDLTEKRMILEKILPILTERERQIIQCTFIEGLSQKETGERIGLSQMHVSRLQRTAIKKLQEAANK; encoded by the coding sequence ATGGCGAAAGAGTCGAAATCAGTTAATGATGTATCACCTGAACAAATTAATCAATGGATTAAAGAACAACAAAATAATGAGAATACTGATGCTCAAGAGAAGCTAGTGAAACATTATAGAAAACTTATTGAATCATTAGCTTATAAATATTCAAAGGGTCAGTCACATCATGAGGATTTAGTTCAGGTTGGTATGGTAGGCTTAATAGGTGCTATTAACCGTTTTGACTTATCCTTCGATAGAAAGTTTGAAGCCTTTTTAGTTCCTACTGTCATTGGAGAAATCAAAAGATATTTACGCGATAAAACTTGGAGTGTACATGTACCTAGAAGAATTAAAGAAATTGGTCCACGTATAAAGAAGGTAAGTGATGAACTCACGAACGAGTTGGAACGATCACCTTCAATTGAAGAAATTGCGGATAGATTAGAAGTTAACGATGAGGATGTTCTTGAAGCAATGGAAATGGGTCAAAGTTACAATGCTTTAAGCGTTGATCATTCAATCGAAGCTGATAAAGATGGTTCAACGGTTACATTGTTAGACATCATGGGTCAACAAGATCACAATTATGACTTAACAGAGAAACGAATGATTCTAGAGAAAATATTACCAATTTTAACAGAGCGAGAGAGACAAATTATTCAATGTACATTTATTGAGGGCTTAAGTCAAAAAGAAACAGGTGAACGTATAGGTTTAAGTCAAATGCATGTTTCAAGACTTCAAAGAACAGCGATAAAAAAATTACAAGAAGCAGCAAATAAATAA
- a CDS encoding anti-sigma factor antagonist, with translation MKLNIETERHDTHYNVKVAGELDVYTVPELEEVLVPMRQEGTHDIYVNLENVSYLDSTGLGLFVGTLKALNQHDKELYILGVSDRISRLFDITGLKDLMHVNEGTEVE, from the coding sequence ATGAAACTTAATATTGAAACAGAGCGTCATGATACACATTACAATGTCAAAGTTGCAGGTGAACTTGACGTTTACACTGTTCCAGAGTTAGAGGAAGTCTTAGTTCCGATGCGACAAGAAGGTACACATGACATCTATGTAAATTTAGAAAATGTAAGTTATTTAGATTCAACGGGTCTTGGATTATTTGTCGGTACTTTAAAAGCATTGAACCAACACGATAAAGAGTTATATATACTTGGCGTTTCTGATCGTATTAGCCGATTATTTGATATAACAGGCTTAAAAGACTTGATGCATGTTAATGAAGGAACGGAGGTTGAATAA